The nucleotide sequence CGTGCGCCCACCGTCAGCGGCCACACGAACTCCCAGACGGACACGTCGAAGGTGTACGGGGTTTTCTGCAGGACCGCGTCGCCGGGGCCGATCGGGAACCGTTCCTGCATCCAGCGCAGCCGGTTGACCAGACCGCGGTGCGGAACGCCGACACCCTTGGGCCGGCCGGTGGATCCCGAGGTGTAGATCACGTAGGCGAGATCCAGATCGCTGTCCGTACCTGGCTGCGCCGGAGCCCGGCCGCCTGCCTGGCCGGCCGACGACCCAGGAGCGCCGTCCAGGCCGAGGACCGTGGTACCGCGACGGGTCGGCAGTTTCGGTCGGTACTGCTCGTCGGCAAGGATCACCGGCGGTTCGGCCTCGCCGAGCACATGCTCGATCCGGCCGGCCGGCCAGGTCGGGTCCAGAGGCAGAAACGCGCCGTCGGCGAGCAGGACCGCCACGATCGCGACCGCCAGGCCGACCGAGCGCTCGGCGCACACGGCAACGGTCACATCGGACGTGACACCTTCGTCCCGCAGCCGCTGGGCCAAAGCGCCTGCACGCCGGGCGAGTTCCCGGTACGAGATGGACTCCGCCTCGTCCGCGACCGCCGGTGCGCTTCCCGCGAGGTCGAACGCGCGCCACAGCAGATCCGGCATGCGCGCGCCGTCGTCCCATGCCGGTTCACCGTGTTCCCGCGGCCCGGCGGCGGCTGACGGCGGATCGATGAGCTGACCGAGCAGCCTGGCGGTCTGCGGATCACCCAGCAGCGATCCCGTCGGCAGTGGCATCTCCTCCACCCGGACCCCGGCGCGCGGCCAGTCCGGGTGGGCGAATCGGAGCCCGTCGTTCCCGACCACCACCGCGTCGGGCCGTAGCGCGGACGGGACAGGGGTGTCGAGGGTGTGCAGGAGAAATCCGAACCAGGCGCGATAGCGGTCGCTGAGCATGACGACGCACATGTCGAGGTCTTCCTCAGGAAGCCCGTCGGCGCGGAGTCGTGTGATCAGGGCCTGGCGCAGCCAGTCCATGATCTCCGGGAGGGACAGCTCGCCTTCGTAGTCCTCGCGGGCGGTCGCGCCGAGGGTCGCGCGGATCGCCGCGGCGTCGGCCCGGATCAGGTCCGGTGTCAGCCAGGTCGGCTCCAGCAAGACGACGCGCGGTCCGGGGGAGCCCTGGCCGGTGAGTTGGTCCGCCAGGTGCAGACTCAGCGTCGCCGCGCTGCAGTAGCCGATCACCGTCTCGGGACGTACCCCGAGGCGGTTCAGCTCCTGTGCGCACGCACGGGCGAGTTCGACGATGTCCTCGGTGTCGGTGAGCGGAGCGGTGACCGCGTCGATGCGGTAAAGGCCGCGCTCCGCGGTCAGGGGGTCCGCCACGTCGGCCAGTGTGGTCTTCGGTGTGAACTCGTTGAAGTCGACGATCACTACGGGTCGTACCGTGCTGTCGTGTAACGCCACGATCTTTGCCAGCGGCTGTTCAGAACTCATGGGGCGTTCGTGTCCTCTCCGGCGTCGCCATGGAAGGGCTGGAGCTTTCGGCCGAGCCCGCTCGGACGAGCCTCGCCTGTGCGGCGAGGGCCGAGTGTTCGAGTACTGCGTCGAGGTTGAGCGTCACGTCGAATTCGCGCCGGATCAGGGCTATGAGACGCACAGCGAGCAGGGAGTCGCCGCCCAGGGCGAAGAAGTCGGCGTCACCT is from Streptomyces sp. NBC_00370 and encodes:
- a CDS encoding amino acid adenylation domain-containing protein — translated: MSSEQPLAKIVALHDSTVRPVVIVDFNEFTPKTTLADVADPLTAERGLYRIDAVTAPLTDTEDIVELARACAQELNRLGVRPETVIGYCSAATLSLHLADQLTGQGSPGPRVVLLEPTWLTPDLIRADAAAIRATLGATAREDYEGELSLPEIMDWLRQALITRLRADGLPEEDLDMCVVMLSDRYRAWFGFLLHTLDTPVPSALRPDAVVVGNDGLRFAHPDWPRAGVRVEEMPLPTGSLLGDPQTARLLGQLIDPPSAAAGPREHGEPAWDDGARMPDLLWRAFDLAGSAPAVADEAESISYRELARRAGALAQRLRDEGVTSDVTVAVCAERSVGLAVAIVAVLLADGAFLPLDPTWPAGRIEHVLGEAEPPVILADEQYRPKLPTRRGTTVLGLDGAPGSSAGQAGGRAPAQPGTDSDLDLAYVIYTSGSTGRPKGVGVPHRGLVNRLRWMQERFPIGPGDAVLQKTPYTFDVSVWEFVWPLTVGARLVMARPGGQRDPEYLAETIRREGITVVHFVPSMLEAFLTETEAAPCSALRHVIASGEALSRGLANRFAASYDARLHNLYGPTEASIDVTWWTCRTPEPGPGVPIGRPIRGVRVSVRDDTGRPVSAGEVGELYVGGVCLARGYVGQPELTAASFVDDPDASGERLYRTGDLVSWSDEGFLVFHGRRDHQIKLRGLRIEPGEIEAVAAEHPSVGAAVAMVRDDVAGSAKLVLYVTPALDPDETAALRGHLAAMLPELLVPAVIVSLPTFPVTANGKCDRVALPAPANTGIGRGSTRRRPAAG